A stretch of Amblyraja radiata isolate CabotCenter1 chromosome 6, sAmbRad1.1.pri, whole genome shotgun sequence DNA encodes these proteins:
- the akap17a gene encoding A-kinase anchor protein 17A isoform X2, with the protein MMAATIVHDTSEAVELFAPQGLFLKPIAKLTISVSLPQLKQPGKSISNWEVMERLKCMVHPEQFATLRVSKSTMDFVRFEGEVENKNMVKTFLSKLDAKTIKLSGFTDTLKVRAAEVKIDFPTRHDWDSFFRDAKDVNETLPGERPDTIHLEGLPCKWFALKNPSSEKPSDSILRSVFESFGKIRNVDIPMLDPYREEMTGKNFHTFSFGGHLNFEAYVQYQEYIGFVKAMDALRGMKLLYKGDDAKAVACSIKVTFDTTKHLSDLSIRRRQLERQKLQELELQREEQKRREKEEEERKKDEERQREFEEQERERKREEKVRKREQKQKEREERRNMRKLQREEQKRLQEKIALEERKLLLAQRNLQSIRLIAELLSRAKAGKQQELEAREVEATRLHKMEEKRRQQETELRKVEEEKERVVELQHKEKELREKLLENLKRKESQSQQRREESKPCHAHQVAMKPLASASPALETAPATTAQASVDRTAGQAAVIHKNVPLNKDLNGHPDTAGRYVNNSDQAPAQINTSPADRPSGTKPAQNEQCTTGAANSQGRSSQERCGKKGKCQNGPSHKEKEPQSNPANVEGHQLQKDLNKGRGSRKSSGSSERSRNWRESSSDSSCHQREWSRHQTRTRKESGRHARDPSRERGRSWRDLGSEQGRGRRETSRERRRCKSRERPRCRWGSSRERNQSAERRRPGLSGERPRRPRSASRDRVRRRGDSGEERGSSKGRSRHRR; encoded by the exons ATGATGGCTGCTACAATCGTACATGATACTTCGGAGGCTGTCGAGCTGTTTGCCCCTCAGGGTTTGTTCCTGAAGCCGATCGCCAAGCTGACCATCAGCGTGTCGCTCCCTCAGCTGAAGCAGCCCGGGAAATCCATATCGAACTGGGAGGTGATGGAGCGACTCAAATGCATGGTCCACCCCGAGCAGTTTGCCACACTCCGCGTGTCCAAGAGCACAATGGACTTTGTTCGCTTCGAGGGCGAGGTTGAAAACAAGAACATGGTGAAAACCTTCCTGTCCAAGCTGGACGCCAAGACTATTAAACTCAGTGGCTTCACGGACACTTTAAAAGTACGTGCAGCGGAGGTCAAAATAGACTTTCCGACTCGTCATGACTGGGACTCTTTCTTCCGGGATGCCAAAGACGTAAACGAGACTTTACCGGGAGAGAGGCCGGACACTATCCATTTGGAAGGACTGCCGTGCaagtggtttgcactgaagaaccCCAGCTCGGAAAAGCCCAGTGATTCTATCCTTCGCAGCGTGTTTGAATCCTTTGGCAAGATTCGGAACGTGGACATCCCAATGTTGGACCCTTACAGGGAGGAGATGACCGGGAAGAACTTTCacaccttcagcttcggtggtCATTTGAACTTTGAAGCCTATGTCCAGTACCAGGAATATATAGGGTTTGTAAAGGCAATGGATGCCTTGAGAGGAATGAAACTGCTGTACAAAGGTGATGATGCTAAAGCAGTGGCCTGCAGCATAAAG GTGACATTTGACACAACAAAGCACCTGAGCGACTTGTCGATCAGGAGGAGGCAgctggagcggcagaagttgcagGAGCTGGAACTGCAGCGGGAAGAGCAGAAACGCCGCGAGAAAGAGGAAGAAGAACGGAAGAAGGACGAGGAAAG GCAGCGAGAGTTTgaagagcaggagagagagaggaagagagaagaaAAGGTCAGGAAGCGGGAACAGAAGCAgaaggagcgggaggagcggcggAACATGCGCAAGCTGCAACGcgaggagcagaaaaggctgcaggaGAAAATAGCTCTGGAGGAAAGAAAGCTGCTGCTGGCACAGAGGAACCTGCAGTCTATCCGGCTGATCGCAGAGCTGCTCAGCAGAGCCAAG GCTGGTAAACAGCAGGAGCTTGAGGCACGGGAAGTGGAAGCAACCCGgctacacaaaatggaggaaaagaGGCGGCAGCAAGAGACCGAGCTGCGGAAAGTGGAAGAGGAGAAAGAGCGAGTGGTGGAGTTGCAGCATAAGGAGAAGGAGCTGCGGGAGAAACTGCTGGAGAACCTCAAGCGGAAGGAAAGTCAGAGCCAGCAGAGACGGGAAGAGTCGAAGCCCTGCCACGCACACCAAGTGGCGATGAAGCCCCTTGCCAGTGCGTCCCCAGCGCTGGAAACTGCCCCTGCCACCACCGCCCAGGCAAGCGTTGATCGCACTGCAGGTCAGGCGGCTGTAATCCACAAGAATGTGCCGCTCAACAAGGACCTAAATGGGCACCCAGACACGGCTGGAAGGTATGTCAATAATTCGGACCAAGCCCCGGCGCAAATAAATACAAGTCCGGCCGATCGTCCGAGCGGCACCAAGCCTGCTCAGAACGAGCAGTGTACGACGGGAGCGGCTAATAGCCAAGGGCGTTCTTCCCAGGAACGCTGCGGTAAAAAGGGTAAATGCCAGAACGGGCCGAGCCACAAAGAGAAGGAGCCGCAGAGCAACCCCGCCAACGTTGAAGGCCACcagttgcaaaaggatttgaacaaGGGACGGGGCTCGCGCAAGAGCAGCGGCAGCAGTGAGCGGAGTAGGAACTGGAGGGAGTCCAGCAGCGACAGCAGCTGCCACCAGAGGGAATGGAGCCGGCACCAGACCCGCACCAGGAAGGAGAGCGGCCGGCACGCCCGGGACCCGAGCAGGGAGCGGGGCCGCTCCTGGCGAGACCTTGGCAGCGAGCAGGGCCGGGGCCGGCGGGAGACGAGCCGCGAGCGGAGGCGTTGCAAGAGCAGGGAGCGCCCCCGCTGCCGGTGGGGATCCAGCCGCGAACGGAATCAGAGCGCCGAGCGGCGGCGGCCCGGCCTGAGCGGGGAACGGCCCCGTCGGCCGAGGAGCGCCAGCAGGGACCGCGTCCGGCGCCGCGGAGACTCTGGCGAGGAGCGCGGCTCCAGCAAAGGACGCAGCCGCCATCGGAGGTAG
- the akap17a gene encoding A-kinase anchor protein 17A isoform X1, whose product MMAATIVHDTSEAVELFAPQGLFLKPIAKLTISVSLPQLKQPGKSISNWEVMERLKCMVHPEQFATLRVSKSTMDFVRFEGEVENKNMVKTFLSKLDAKTIKLSGFTDTLKVRAAEVKIDFPTRHDWDSFFRDAKDVNETLPGERPDTIHLEGLPCKWFALKNPSSEKPSDSILRSVFESFGKIRNVDIPMLDPYREEMTGKNFHTFSFGGHLNFEAYVQYQEYIGFVKAMDALRGMKLLYKGDDAKAVACSIKVTFDTTKHLSDLSIRRRQLERQKLQELELQREEQKRREKEEEERKKDEERRQREFEEQERERKREEKVRKREQKQKEREERRNMRKLQREEQKRLQEKIALEERKLLLAQRNLQSIRLIAELLSRAKAGKQQELEAREVEATRLHKMEEKRRQQETELRKVEEEKERVVELQHKEKELREKLLENLKRKESQSQQRREESKPCHAHQVAMKPLASASPALETAPATTAQASVDRTAGQAAVIHKNVPLNKDLNGHPDTAGRYVNNSDQAPAQINTSPADRPSGTKPAQNEQCTTGAANSQGRSSQERCGKKGKCQNGPSHKEKEPQSNPANVEGHQLQKDLNKGRGSRKSSGSSERSRNWRESSSDSSCHQREWSRHQTRTRKESGRHARDPSRERGRSWRDLGSEQGRGRRETSRERRRCKSRERPRCRWGSSRERNQSAERRRPGLSGERPRRPRSASRDRVRRRGDSGEERGSSKGRSRHRR is encoded by the exons ATGATGGCTGCTACAATCGTACATGATACTTCGGAGGCTGTCGAGCTGTTTGCCCCTCAGGGTTTGTTCCTGAAGCCGATCGCCAAGCTGACCATCAGCGTGTCGCTCCCTCAGCTGAAGCAGCCCGGGAAATCCATATCGAACTGGGAGGTGATGGAGCGACTCAAATGCATGGTCCACCCCGAGCAGTTTGCCACACTCCGCGTGTCCAAGAGCACAATGGACTTTGTTCGCTTCGAGGGCGAGGTTGAAAACAAGAACATGGTGAAAACCTTCCTGTCCAAGCTGGACGCCAAGACTATTAAACTCAGTGGCTTCACGGACACTTTAAAAGTACGTGCAGCGGAGGTCAAAATAGACTTTCCGACTCGTCATGACTGGGACTCTTTCTTCCGGGATGCCAAAGACGTAAACGAGACTTTACCGGGAGAGAGGCCGGACACTATCCATTTGGAAGGACTGCCGTGCaagtggtttgcactgaagaaccCCAGCTCGGAAAAGCCCAGTGATTCTATCCTTCGCAGCGTGTTTGAATCCTTTGGCAAGATTCGGAACGTGGACATCCCAATGTTGGACCCTTACAGGGAGGAGATGACCGGGAAGAACTTTCacaccttcagcttcggtggtCATTTGAACTTTGAAGCCTATGTCCAGTACCAGGAATATATAGGGTTTGTAAAGGCAATGGATGCCTTGAGAGGAATGAAACTGCTGTACAAAGGTGATGATGCTAAAGCAGTGGCCTGCAGCATAAAG GTGACATTTGACACAACAAAGCACCTGAGCGACTTGTCGATCAGGAGGAGGCAgctggagcggcagaagttgcagGAGCTGGAACTGCAGCGGGAAGAGCAGAAACGCCGCGAGAAAGAGGAAGAAGAACGGAAGAAGGACGAGGAAAG GAGGCAGCGAGAGTTTgaagagcaggagagagagaggaagagagaagaaAAGGTCAGGAAGCGGGAACAGAAGCAgaaggagcgggaggagcggcggAACATGCGCAAGCTGCAACGcgaggagcagaaaaggctgcaggaGAAAATAGCTCTGGAGGAAAGAAAGCTGCTGCTGGCACAGAGGAACCTGCAGTCTATCCGGCTGATCGCAGAGCTGCTCAGCAGAGCCAAG GCTGGTAAACAGCAGGAGCTTGAGGCACGGGAAGTGGAAGCAACCCGgctacacaaaatggaggaaaagaGGCGGCAGCAAGAGACCGAGCTGCGGAAAGTGGAAGAGGAGAAAGAGCGAGTGGTGGAGTTGCAGCATAAGGAGAAGGAGCTGCGGGAGAAACTGCTGGAGAACCTCAAGCGGAAGGAAAGTCAGAGCCAGCAGAGACGGGAAGAGTCGAAGCCCTGCCACGCACACCAAGTGGCGATGAAGCCCCTTGCCAGTGCGTCCCCAGCGCTGGAAACTGCCCCTGCCACCACCGCCCAGGCAAGCGTTGATCGCACTGCAGGTCAGGCGGCTGTAATCCACAAGAATGTGCCGCTCAACAAGGACCTAAATGGGCACCCAGACACGGCTGGAAGGTATGTCAATAATTCGGACCAAGCCCCGGCGCAAATAAATACAAGTCCGGCCGATCGTCCGAGCGGCACCAAGCCTGCTCAGAACGAGCAGTGTACGACGGGAGCGGCTAATAGCCAAGGGCGTTCTTCCCAGGAACGCTGCGGTAAAAAGGGTAAATGCCAGAACGGGCCGAGCCACAAAGAGAAGGAGCCGCAGAGCAACCCCGCCAACGTTGAAGGCCACcagttgcaaaaggatttgaacaaGGGACGGGGCTCGCGCAAGAGCAGCGGCAGCAGTGAGCGGAGTAGGAACTGGAGGGAGTCCAGCAGCGACAGCAGCTGCCACCAGAGGGAATGGAGCCGGCACCAGACCCGCACCAGGAAGGAGAGCGGCCGGCACGCCCGGGACCCGAGCAGGGAGCGGGGCCGCTCCTGGCGAGACCTTGGCAGCGAGCAGGGCCGGGGCCGGCGGGAGACGAGCCGCGAGCGGAGGCGTTGCAAGAGCAGGGAGCGCCCCCGCTGCCGGTGGGGATCCAGCCGCGAACGGAATCAGAGCGCCGAGCGGCGGCGGCCCGGCCTGAGCGGGGAACGGCCCCGTCGGCCGAGGAGCGCCAGCAGGGACCGCGTCCGGCGCCGCGGAGACTCTGGCGAGGAGCGCGGCTCCAGCAAAGGACGCAGCCGCCATCGGAGGTAG